A single genomic interval of Flavihumibacter rivuli harbors:
- a CDS encoding 1-acyl-sn-glycerol-3-phosphate acyltransferase → MIGKLFWSAYWKSAGWKVIGRWPSELTKAIIIVGPHTSSEDVVVGMAARAVIPIRNAHFLGKKELFDGPFGWFFRMAGGVPVDRSGNKNMVDQVVEIIARKEKFVLALSPEGTRKKVDRLRTGFWHIAHKAGLPLVMAGMDFGKKELVFSEPFMTGESPEIDMPRIIDFFANIEGKVPENDMRHLKQIQ, encoded by the coding sequence ATGATTGGTAAATTATTCTGGTCGGCTTACTGGAAATCTGCCGGATGGAAAGTTATCGGTCGCTGGCCATCCGAATTAACTAAAGCGATTATTATTGTTGGTCCTCATACCAGCAGCGAGGATGTTGTGGTTGGAATGGCAGCACGTGCGGTCATTCCCATCAGGAATGCACATTTCCTGGGAAAGAAAGAATTATTTGACGGGCCTTTTGGCTGGTTCTTCAGGATGGCCGGAGGAGTACCGGTTGATCGTTCCGGCAACAAGAATATGGTTGACCAGGTAGTGGAGATCATTGCCAGGAAAGAAAAGTTCGTTTTAGCCCTTTCCCCTGAAGGCACAAGGAAGAAGGTTGACCGCCTCAGGACTGGCTTCTGGCATATAGCCCATAAAGCAGGCCTCCCCCTTGTAATGGCTGGTATGGATTTTGGTAAAAAGGAATTGGTCTTCTCCGAACCCTTCATGACCGGTGAAAGTCCTGAAATCGATATGCCCAGGATCATCGACTTTTTTGCCAACATAGAAGGAAAGGTTCCGGAAAATGACATGAGGCACCTGAAGCAGATTCAATAA
- the gmk gene encoding guanylate kinase, which yields MQFHTKNKIIIITAPSGAGKTSITRYLLAKYPELSFSISAATRSPRGTERNGVEYYFMDVETFQKHIRHNDFVEWEMVYEGKYYGTLKSELTRIWDNNQVPMLDIDVKGAIHVQQQYPQSTLSLFIEPPSVEELRRRLESRGTETPESLNDRVNKASFEISFKHHFDHIIVNDDLDKACSQAESIIVAFLLQPSPESNSNE from the coding sequence ATGCAATTCCATACAAAGAACAAGATCATCATCATAACTGCACCATCGGGGGCGGGCAAAACATCCATTACCCGTTACCTGTTGGCCAAATACCCTGAGCTTTCCTTTTCCATCTCTGCCGCAACCAGGTCGCCGAGGGGAACCGAACGCAATGGGGTGGAGTACTATTTCATGGATGTGGAAACCTTCCAAAAGCATATCAGGCACAATGACTTTGTGGAGTGGGAAATGGTGTATGAGGGTAAGTATTATGGCACCCTCAAGAGTGAACTGACAAGGATTTGGGACAATAACCAGGTACCCATGCTGGACATTGATGTGAAAGGCGCCATCCATGTGCAGCAGCAATACCCCCAATCCACCTTATCGCTGTTCATTGAACCCCCATCAGTAGAGGAATTGCGCAGGCGTTTGGAGAGCAGGGGTACAGAAACCCCGGAAAGCCTCAATGACAGGGTCAACAAAGCCAGTTTTGAGATCTCTTTCAAACACCACTTCGATCATATCATTGTGAACGATGACCTGGACAAGGCCTGCAGCCAGGCGGAATCCATAATTGTTGCCTTCCTGTTGCAGCCAAGTCCGGAAAGCAATAGCAACGAATAA
- a CDS encoding glycosyltransferase has product MPQFAGAKFGEMSWTYHLDPLLSEHPEPLELALVRAFKRLAELYPDQSQSAVYTDEWDLGEELGSLKPVPLKVRKGLLAGERRAYRMALAKALKSLSTELFITTDPASIWPELGVSSVLLLSNGVEWQSKKPLLKSLLGKKDHPGWLAADRVVVQSDASRETLIQTFPQLERRVSVIPPILQEPLAPLEWAEQASIKVRYSGGRDYFLYAGPIREEAQLVELLKAYSLVKKWLLTSMPIIIAGPSTGWTPRFEQLLSTYKYRADVFLELDPEPEVFRQLVASAYLLVAPSPGLYAFYPVEWAWTAGIPVVLGKDPDTAEVAGQAVAMVPKGDIDQLAHTIMLLYKDENLRGKLVEKGQEHASIHHRDATLRAYASLFGQVSGGTSLISQP; this is encoded by the coding sequence ATGCCCCAATTTGCAGGGGCAAAATTTGGCGAGATGAGCTGGACCTATCATTTGGATCCTTTGTTGTCGGAGCATCCCGAACCCCTTGAACTGGCCCTTGTAAGGGCTTTTAAGCGTTTGGCAGAACTGTATCCCGATCAGTCACAGTCTGCTGTTTACACCGATGAATGGGATCTTGGCGAGGAACTCGGCAGCCTCAAGCCCGTACCGCTCAAGGTCAGGAAAGGCCTGCTGGCCGGGGAAAGAAGGGCTTACCGTATGGCGCTGGCCAAGGCCTTGAAATCCCTGTCTACTGAATTATTCATTACCACCGATCCTGCTTCCATTTGGCCGGAGCTTGGGGTTTCCTCTGTATTGCTATTGAGCAATGGAGTGGAGTGGCAGTCTAAGAAGCCCCTCCTGAAATCCCTCCTGGGTAAAAAAGACCATCCCGGGTGGCTGGCGGCTGATCGGGTAGTGGTCCAGTCTGATGCCTCCAGGGAGACCCTTATACAAACCTTTCCCCAATTAGAAAGGCGGGTTTCGGTTATCCCCCCGATTCTGCAGGAACCTTTGGCACCGCTGGAATGGGCGGAGCAGGCATCCATCAAGGTCAGGTATTCCGGGGGCCGTGATTACTTCCTCTATGCCGGGCCGATCAGGGAAGAAGCGCAGCTGGTAGAGTTGCTGAAGGCTTACTCACTAGTGAAAAAATGGCTGCTGACCAGCATGCCGATCATCATTGCCGGCCCTTCAACGGGTTGGACCCCTCGTTTTGAGCAACTGTTATCCACCTATAAGTACCGGGCGGACGTGTTCCTGGAACTGGACCCGGAGCCGGAAGTGTTTCGCCAGCTAGTGGCCTCCGCCTATCTGCTGGTGGCCCCATCACCCGGTCTCTATGCTTTTTATCCGGTTGAGTGGGCCTGGACAGCGGGCATTCCCGTGGTCCTGGGGAAAGATCCAGATACCGCAGAGGTTGCCGGGCAGGCAGTAGCAATGGTGCCTAAGGGTGATATCGACCAGTTGGCCCATACCATCATGTTGCTGTACAAAGACGAGAACCTGCGGGGCAAGTTGGTGGAGAAAGGGCAGGAACATGCTTCCATCCATCACCGTGATGCCACACTAAGGGCCTATGCCAGCCTCTTCGGCCAGGTTTCTGGAGGAACATCATTAATTTCGCAACCTTAA
- a CDS encoding CvpA family protein yields the protein MALDIIYLGILAWAVYKGVTKGLLMAVFSFVALFIGLAAALKLSAVTANYLKDTINVSAKWLPVLSFILVLVGVVMLVNLAGKLLEETAELAFLGWLNRAGGIVFFALLYSLMWSVFLFYTQKIGLLSDNAMEASVTYPVIAPWGEKVMGWFGEVVPVFKDIFHDLGEFFDQLSGKLEPAPQA from the coding sequence ATGGCTTTGGATATCATTTACCTGGGCATATTGGCCTGGGCTGTATACAAAGGTGTGACAAAAGGCCTGCTGATGGCAGTATTTTCCTTTGTCGCCCTGTTCATTGGCCTGGCAGCGGCCCTGAAACTCTCGGCTGTAACGGCCAATTACCTGAAAGACACCATTAATGTTTCTGCGAAGTGGTTGCCCGTCCTTTCTTTTATCCTCGTCCTGGTTGGGGTAGTAATGCTGGTGAACCTGGCAGGTAAACTCTTGGAAGAAACAGCAGAACTGGCCTTCCTGGGTTGGCTGAACCGGGCAGGGGGCATTGTTTTCTTTGCCCTGTTGTATTCTTTGATGTGGAGTGTATTCCTGTTCTACACTCAAAAGATCGGTTTGCTTAGCGATAATGCCATGGAGGCTTCGGTTACCTATCCGGTTATTGCTCCCTGGGGCGAGAAGGTCATGGGTTGGTTTGGGGAAGTGGTTCCGGTATTCAAGGATATCTTCCATGACCTTGGAGAGTTTTTTGACCAGCTCTCAGGAAAGCTGGAACCTGCTCCACAAGCATGA
- the recA gene encoding recombinase RecA — MSNAEKLKALKLTMDKIDKDFGKGSVMMMNEKSAEQQEVVSSGSLGLDVALGIGGFPRGRIIEIYGPESSGKTTIAIHAIAEAQKKGGICAIIDAEHAFDSSYAQKLGVDVDNLLISQPDYGEQALEIADRLILSGALDVVVIDSVAALVPKGELEGEMGDSKMGLQARLMSQALRKLTATINKTNTICIFINQLREKIGVMFGNPETTTGGNALKFYASVRLDIRRMSQIKDGDEAVGNRVKVKVVKNKVAPPFRAAEFDIIFGEGISKVGEIIDMGVDLGIVQKSGSWFSYNNDKLGQGRDAVKQLLRDNPELQAEIETKIREKIAEMQSV; from the coding sequence ATGTCAAATGCAGAAAAACTGAAGGCGCTAAAGCTGACAATGGATAAGATCGATAAGGACTTTGGGAAAGGATCGGTGATGATGATGAATGAAAAGTCTGCTGAGCAGCAGGAAGTGGTTTCCTCCGGTTCACTTGGATTGGATGTAGCGCTGGGAATTGGCGGCTTTCCCCGTGGACGTATCATTGAGATCTATGGACCAGAATCATCCGGTAAGACAACAATTGCCATTCATGCCATAGCGGAAGCCCAAAAGAAGGGTGGTATTTGCGCGATCATCGATGCGGAGCACGCTTTTGACAGCAGTTACGCGCAAAAACTGGGTGTGGATGTAGATAACCTCCTGATCTCCCAGCCCGATTATGGCGAACAGGCCCTGGAAATCGCTGATAGGCTAATCCTGTCTGGAGCGCTCGATGTGGTGGTGATCGATTCTGTGGCCGCGCTCGTGCCAAAGGGTGAACTGGAAGGGGAAATGGGCGATAGCAAAATGGGGCTCCAGGCCCGTTTGATGAGCCAGGCACTTCGTAAGCTAACTGCCACTATCAATAAGACCAATACGATCTGTATTTTCATCAACCAGCTTCGTGAGAAGATCGGTGTAATGTTCGGCAACCCCGAAACCACTACAGGTGGTAATGCGTTGAAGTTCTATGCTTCTGTGCGCCTGGATATCCGCAGGATGAGCCAGATCAAGGATGGTGATGAAGCCGTAGGTAACAGGGTTAAAGTAAAAGTGGTAAAGAATAAGGTTGCCCCTCCGTTCCGCGCGGCAGAGTTTGATATCATCTTCGGTGAGGGTATTTCCAAGGTCGGCGAGATCATTGATATGGGTGTTGACCTGGGTATTGTCCAGAAGAGCGGAAGCTGGTTCAGCTATAATAACGACAAACTTGGCCAGGGTAGGGATGCCGTTAAGCAATTGCTACGGGATAACCCAGAACTGCAAGCCGAGATCGAGACCAAGATCCGCGAGAAGATCGCAGAAATGCAATCGGTGTAA
- a CDS encoding DUF4290 domain-containing protein gives MEYNSTRNHLVMREYGRHIQKMIEYVMSIEDTVKRQKNTQAVIELMGFLNPHLKNVEDFRHKLWDHLFLISDFKLEVESPYPIPTRETLKSRPAPLKYPASHPKFSHLGKNLETVINKALSEENPEKRKGFANAIAYYMKLAYANWHKEIVHDDAIQGELNSITQGQLEFTNTPYVKSYRQNEGGRDFRQGGGGKRPQKFQQRGGGGGGNRNSGGGGASNRPGGGKFNKKRFK, from the coding sequence ATGGAGTATAATAGTACAAGAAACCACCTGGTCATGCGTGAATATGGCCGGCATATCCAAAAGATGATCGAATATGTGATGAGCATCGAGGATACGGTAAAGCGCCAGAAGAATACCCAAGCCGTTATAGAATTAATGGGCTTCCTGAATCCCCACCTCAAGAATGTGGAAGACTTCAGGCATAAGCTTTGGGACCACCTCTTCCTGATCAGCGACTTTAAACTGGAGGTAGAATCACCCTACCCGATCCCTACCAGGGAAACCCTGAAATCAAGACCAGCACCCTTAAAATACCCTGCTTCCCATCCCAAGTTCTCCCATTTGGGCAAGAACCTTGAAACAGTTATCAATAAGGCCCTGAGTGAAGAAAATCCTGAAAAACGCAAGGGTTTCGCCAATGCCATAGCCTATTATATGAAACTGGCCTATGCCAACTGGCACAAGGAAATTGTTCATGATGATGCCATCCAGGGCGAACTGAACTCCATTACCCAGGGACAACTGGAGTTCACCAATACACCCTATGTAAAGAGCTACCGCCAGAATGAGGGTGGACGCGACTTCAGGCAAGGCGGGGGTGGCAAGCGTCCGCAAAAATTCCAGCAAAGAGGCGGCGGAGGCGGAGGCAACCGCAATAGCGGCGGAGGCGGAGCCAGCAATCGTCCGGGTGGTGGTAAATTCAACAAGAAACGCTTTAAGTAA
- the gldC gene encoding gliding motility protein GldC, whose amino-acid sequence MNQSTITIDVQLDPDKVPSQISWTATGSTAENAQKAKAMMLSFWDGADKSALRIDLWTKEMMVDEMADFMYQTMMTMADTFNRATHQEELVKEMKQFAKTFYNKFREIQMKENSAS is encoded by the coding sequence ATGAACCAGTCTACAATTACCATAGACGTGCAGTTGGACCCGGATAAAGTGCCTTCCCAGATCAGCTGGACGGCCACCGGAAGCACGGCGGAGAATGCCCAGAAAGCCAAAGCCATGATGCTTTCCTTCTGGGATGGGGCAGATAAATCAGCCTTGAGGATCGACCTGTGGACCAAGGAAATGATGGTTGACGAGATGGCCGATTTCATGTACCAGACCATGATGACCATGGCCGACACTTTCAACAGGGCTACCCACCAGGAGGAACTGGTAAAGGAAATGAAGCAGTTTGCGAAGACCTTTTACAATAAGTTCCGTGAGATCCAGATGAAAGAAAATAGTGCATCTTAA
- the murA gene encoding UDP-N-acetylglucosamine 1-carboxyvinyltransferase — MNSFEVIGGKKLQGTIIPQGAKNEALQIISAVMLTPEPVTISNIPDILDVNLLIELLADMGVSVDRLDRHTAIFKADNVNVDYLSSEAYRKKSGRLRGSVMLAGPMLARFKKAFIPKPGGDKIGRRRLDTHIIGFEKLGATFTYNPDDSYFHLDASNLRGTYMLLDEPSVTGTANIVMAAVMARGTTTIYNAACEPYLQQLCKMLNRMGAKISGIGSNMLVIEGVDYLGGTEHRMLPDMIEVGSFIGLAAMTQSAIRINGAGVEHLGVIPDKFRQLGIQMDIEGDDIVIPEQELYEIQTFLDGSVLTIYDHPWPGFTPDLLSIVLVVATQARGSVLIHQKMFESRLFFVDKLIDMGAQIILCDPHRAAVIGLAREQKLRGITMSSPDIRAGVSLLIAALSAEGRSIIQNIEQIDRGYQYIDQRLQALGAQIKRVAG; from the coding sequence ATGAATAGCTTCGAAGTAATCGGCGGAAAAAAATTACAGGGCACCATCATCCCGCAGGGTGCCAAGAATGAGGCCCTCCAGATCATCAGCGCAGTAATGCTCACTCCCGAGCCAGTTACCATCAGCAATATCCCGGATATCCTGGATGTGAACCTGCTGATCGAACTGCTGGCGGATATGGGCGTTAGCGTAGACAGGTTAGACAGGCATACCGCCATTTTTAAGGCCGATAATGTAAATGTCGATTACCTCTCCAGTGAAGCCTATCGCAAAAAGAGCGGGCGCCTGAGGGGATCGGTGATGCTGGCCGGACCCATGCTGGCGAGATTCAAAAAAGCCTTTATTCCCAAACCGGGCGGGGACAAGATCGGCCGCCGCAGGCTCGACACCCATATCATTGGCTTCGAGAAACTCGGCGCCACCTTTACCTATAACCCCGATGACAGCTACTTCCACCTGGATGCTTCCAATCTTCGCGGCACTTATATGCTCCTGGATGAACCTTCCGTAACCGGCACTGCCAATATAGTAATGGCCGCGGTAATGGCCAGGGGCACCACCACCATCTATAACGCAGCTTGTGAGCCCTATCTCCAGCAACTCTGCAAGATGCTCAACAGGATGGGGGCTAAGATCAGCGGGATCGGCAGTAATATGTTGGTCATTGAAGGCGTGGATTACCTGGGTGGAACCGAACACAGGATGCTTCCCGACATGATCGAAGTCGGCTCTTTTATTGGTCTTGCGGCCATGACGCAGAGCGCCATCCGCATCAATGGTGCAGGGGTGGAACACCTTGGGGTGATCCCTGACAAATTCCGCCAACTGGGAATCCAAATGGATATTGAAGGCGATGATATTGTGATCCCCGAACAGGAATTATATGAGATCCAGACCTTCCTGGACGGATCCGTACTGACCATTTACGACCATCCATGGCCCGGCTTCACGCCTGACCTGCTCAGTATTGTTTTGGTAGTGGCGACACAGGCAAGAGGGTCCGTTCTCATTCACCAGAAGATGTTTGAAAGCAGGTTGTTCTTTGTGGACAAACTCATCGACATGGGCGCCCAGATCATACTCTGCGACCCCCACCGTGCGGCAGTGATCGGACTGGCAAGGGAGCAAAAACTCCGTGGCATCACCATGAGCAGCCCTGATATCCGTGCAGGTGTTTCCCTGTTGATAGCGGCACTCAGTGCAGAAGGCAGGAGCATCATCCAGAACATCGAACAAATTGACCGTGGCTATCAATATATCGACCAGCGCCTGCAAGCCCTGGGCGCGCAGATCAAGCGGGTAGCCGGATAA
- a CDS encoding GatB/YqeY domain-containing protein has translation MSLELQVMAEMKEAMKSKNEAALRGLRAIKAEIIKAKTEPGANGQVTAEGEIKLLQKMVKQRRDALDIFRQQNREDLAQKEQEEIEVIEKFLPKQMDEAELKAALQAIIAEVGAQSAADMGKVMGTATKKLAGQADGKAISAMVKSLLG, from the coding sequence ATGAGTCTTGAGTTACAAGTGATGGCCGAAATGAAAGAGGCCATGAAATCCAAGAATGAAGCTGCCCTGCGGGGGCTGCGTGCCATCAAGGCTGAGATCATCAAGGCCAAGACCGAGCCCGGCGCCAATGGGCAAGTGACTGCTGAGGGTGAGATCAAGTTGTTGCAGAAGATGGTGAAGCAACGCAGGGACGCCCTGGATATTTTCCGCCAGCAGAACAGGGAAGACCTGGCCCAGAAGGAGCAGGAAGAGATAGAGGTGATCGAGAAATTCCTGCCCAAGCAGATGGATGAGGCAGAACTCAAAGCTGCTTTACAGGCCATCATCGCGGAAGTAGGCGCCCAGTCTGCTGCAGATATGGGAAAAGTGATGGGAACTGCCACCAAAAAACTGGCCGGACAGGCAGATGGAAAGGCGATCAGCGCCATGGTGAAATCACTCCTTGGCTAA
- a CDS encoding phosphatase PAP2 family protein: MPVLLVMGAMNVNAQVPDSANAGAVQGARRAAGFSFTLDSSRWYRLNARYARSFWPDIKAVASRPAHYDRRNWDHVALVAGGAGLLFLLDKQVYNIMNANRSPFLDEVAKVVEPFGNTYPPIIIGGLYLAGVVTKDRKMEHAALMSAKSMVFSTAFYVTTKQLIRRQRPLYTDYPYNFKPPFSGGKEYTSFPSGHSNTIFTLATALALEYKHKKWVPPLAYSVATLTALSRLYDNRHWSSDVWVGAAIGHFVTRALYYVEEQKAKKKELKPLPHW, translated from the coding sequence TTGCCAGTCTTATTGGTCATGGGTGCCATGAATGTAAACGCCCAGGTACCGGATAGCGCCAATGCCGGTGCTGTCCAGGGTGCCAGGCGTGCTGCAGGTTTTAGCTTTACCCTTGATAGCAGTCGTTGGTACAGGTTGAATGCCCGTTATGCGCGTTCTTTCTGGCCGGATATTAAGGCTGTGGCCAGCCGTCCTGCCCATTACGATCGTAGGAATTGGGACCATGTGGCCCTTGTTGCAGGTGGGGCTGGTTTGCTGTTCCTTTTAGATAAGCAGGTGTATAATATTATGAACGCCAATAGGAGCCCTTTTCTTGACGAGGTTGCAAAGGTGGTGGAGCCCTTTGGGAATACTTATCCTCCTATTATCATTGGCGGTCTCTATCTGGCCGGGGTGGTGACCAAGGATAGAAAGATGGAGCATGCGGCCCTGATGAGTGCCAAGTCAATGGTCTTTTCGACAGCATTCTATGTGACCACCAAGCAGCTGATCAGGCGCCAGCGACCGTTATATACCGACTACCCTTATAATTTCAAACCGCCATTTTCCGGTGGCAAGGAATACACTTCCTTCCCGTCCGGACATAGCAATACTATTTTCACGCTGGCTACCGCACTTGCCCTTGAATACAAGCATAAGAAATGGGTGCCGCCATTGGCCTATTCTGTAGCCACGCTCACAGCCTTGTCCAGGTTATATGATAACCGCCATTGGAGTAGTGATGTATGGGTGGGTGCGGCGATCGGGCATTTTGTGACCCGTGCCCTGTATTATGTTGAAGAGCAGAAGGCAAAGAAAAAAGAGCTTAAGCCTCTTCCGCATTGGTAG
- a CDS encoding hemolysin family protein: MPNLNSLGWIIFSLVLVGFFAGVETAYSSINRLSVELRKKQGRTGGILMGQFLERPSSFIGVVLIGFNIFLVVYGLMIGEFLEPAWKYLEQRINVTYVNIFHLFFETILGTLLFMVFGEFIPRAVWRARNEWILNSAIGSIINFFYQVFQPIATFFVVIAEGILKYLFDIRINEKKEAFIKTDVESIYQANNGEKDGEGQDVNANLFENALSLPSIKVRQCLIPRKEIEGVEVNTPVEKLMEKFTETKLSKLAVFEGNIDHIIGYVHQLDMFKKPADVKSILLPIPAVPESMNATDLINKFTKERKSMAWVVDEFGGTSGIVTMEDLLEEIFGEIRDEHDTEEFEEKKMSDSEYIFSGRLELDYLREKYGLEFEEEESETLSGYIIQHHETIPKVKERIIIDDFEFDIMSVSDTRIEMVRLKVLK; encoded by the coding sequence ATGCCGAATTTAAACTCATTAGGCTGGATCATTTTTTCCCTGGTACTGGTAGGTTTTTTTGCCGGTGTGGAAACTGCCTATTCCAGCATTAACCGTTTATCTGTTGAATTAAGGAAGAAACAGGGAAGGACAGGGGGAATCCTCATGGGCCAATTCCTGGAAAGGCCCTCCAGTTTTATTGGGGTGGTCCTGATCGGGTTCAATATTTTCCTGGTGGTGTATGGCCTCATGATCGGGGAATTCCTGGAGCCCGCATGGAAATACCTGGAACAAAGGATCAATGTCACCTACGTGAATATTTTCCATTTATTCTTTGAAACCATCTTGGGCACCTTACTCTTTATGGTTTTCGGGGAATTCATCCCAAGGGCTGTTTGGCGTGCCCGGAATGAATGGATCCTCAACAGCGCCATAGGAAGTATCATTAATTTCTTCTACCAGGTATTCCAACCCATCGCCACCTTCTTCGTAGTGATAGCGGAAGGGATACTCAAATACCTCTTCGATATCCGCATTAACGAGAAGAAGGAAGCCTTTATCAAGACAGATGTAGAATCCATCTACCAGGCTAACAATGGGGAGAAGGATGGCGAAGGACAGGATGTCAATGCCAATCTTTTTGAGAACGCATTATCCCTGCCCTCCATCAAGGTCAGGCAATGCCTTATCCCCAGGAAGGAAATTGAAGGGGTCGAAGTCAATACACCGGTGGAGAAGCTGATGGAGAAATTCACTGAAACCAAGCTGAGCAAACTGGCCGTTTTTGAAGGCAATATTGATCATATCATAGGGTATGTACACCAGTTGGATATGTTCAAAAAGCCTGCTGATGTAAAATCGATCCTCTTACCCATTCCCGCTGTACCGGAAAGCATGAATGCCACCGACCTGATCAACAAATTCACGAAGGAAAGGAAAAGCATGGCTTGGGTAGTAGATGAATTTGGCGGCACCTCAGGCATTGTGACCATGGAAGACCTGCTGGAAGAGATATTTGGGGAGATCAGGGATGAACACGATACCGAGGAATTCGAGGAAAAGAAGATGTCTGATTCCGAGTATATATTTTCCGGAAGGCTTGAACTCGATTACCTGCGGGAAAAATATGGACTTGAATTTGAAGAAGAAGAGTCAGAAACACTTTCAGGTTATATCATTCAGCACCACGAAACCATTCCCAAGGTAAAAGAGCGGATCATTATCGACGATTTCGAATTCGACATCATGAGTGTTAGCGATACCCGGATCGAAATGGTAAGGTTGAAAGTGTTGAAATAG
- a CDS encoding copper resistance protein NlpE N-terminal domain-containing protein, giving the protein MKIFHIAKAIGFFLLCSWGLPANAQQQGIADINQPEGIYAATIPCADCRGISQVLEINSNKLFTLEETYLGKSGKVFRTDGVWKVKEGKLYLYDEAAVKLVLGIRDGQLFELDRNGKFIEGKEKTRYRLHRMEKAEPSTWQLKKDAGIDIIALGNEPFWNLDIEEGKQIVFNAPTLDKPVILPYAKPLQQEKALVYDIRTEAGRLVAEIRYQYCSEGMSDRIYPYAVKLHFNGKDYSGCGVILNMPTQTEQLNGEWELEFIDAPGQPFDSLYARVKPSILFNPETHKVGGTTGCNRFNGPYTTDGRKLEFDLNKTALTRMACPGDGERIFLDNLKKVKRFHFYEGKLELLSEDKVVMRWKKKI; this is encoded by the coding sequence ATGAAGATTTTTCACATTGCCAAGGCTATTGGCTTTTTTTTGCTCTGCAGTTGGGGACTGCCGGCCAATGCCCAACAACAAGGGATAGCCGACATCAACCAACCTGAAGGAATATACGCGGCAACCATTCCCTGTGCCGATTGCAGGGGCATCAGCCAGGTTCTCGAGATCAACAGCAATAAATTGTTTACCCTGGAAGAGACCTATCTAGGCAAATCAGGAAAGGTATTCCGGACAGATGGGGTCTGGAAGGTGAAGGAAGGCAAACTCTATTTGTATGATGAGGCAGCTGTAAAGCTGGTGCTTGGCATCAGGGATGGCCAGCTTTTTGAACTGGACCGCAACGGGAAGTTCATTGAAGGCAAAGAAAAGACCCGGTATAGGTTACACCGGATGGAAAAGGCGGAGCCTTCCACCTGGCAGCTTAAGAAGGACGCAGGCATTGATATCATTGCATTGGGAAATGAACCCTTCTGGAACCTGGATATTGAAGAAGGCAAGCAAATTGTCTTTAATGCTCCGACACTCGATAAACCTGTCATCCTGCCTTATGCGAAACCATTACAGCAGGAAAAAGCACTGGTCTATGATATCAGGACAGAAGCCGGCAGGCTGGTTGCCGAGATCAGGTACCAATATTGTTCAGAAGGCATGAGTGACCGTATCTATCCCTATGCCGTAAAGCTCCACTTCAACGGCAAGGACTATTCGGGTTGTGGCGTAATTTTAAATATGCCTACGCAAACAGAACAACTGAATGGCGAATGGGAGCTCGAGTTCATTGACGCTCCGGGCCAACCATTTGACTCACTCTATGCAAGGGTAAAGCCCAGCATCCTCTTCAATCCCGAAACCCATAAGGTTGGAGGTACTACAGGGTGCAACCGCTTTAATGGCCCTTATACCACAGACGGCCGCAAACTCGAATTTGACCTGAACAAAACCGCACTCACCAGGATGGCCTGCCCGGGGGATGGCGAGCGGATATTCCTCGATAACCTGAAAAAGGTGAAGCGTTTTCACTTTTATGAAGGGAAGCTGGAGCTGTTGTCGGAGGACAAGGTGGTCATGCGCTGGAAGAAAAAGATCTGA
- a CDS encoding DUF4920 domain-containing protein — translation MRKQILVLLLAGFSLGAAAQSPSPAAKGVTYGAGTTAAGAISVNELDKKMTDNHYSGKVTGKVREVCQEKGCWMKLEKENGETLMVKFKDYGFFMPKDIVGKDVVLEGEAIVKEVSVKQQKHYAEDAGKSKEEIEKIKKPKKETQFIASGVLVQ, via the coding sequence ATGAGAAAACAGATCCTCGTATTACTGTTAGCAGGATTCAGCCTGGGTGCTGCTGCACAATCCCCCAGCCCGGCTGCAAAAGGCGTTACCTATGGGGCTGGCACTACAGCTGCAGGCGCGATTAGCGTGAATGAATTGGACAAAAAGATGACCGACAACCATTATTCCGGGAAAGTTACCGGTAAAGTAAGGGAGGTTTGCCAGGAGAAAGGCTGCTGGATGAAGCTGGAAAAGGAAAATGGCGAGACCCTGATGGTAAAATTCAAGGATTATGGCTTCTTTATGCCCAAGGATATTGTGGGAAAGGATGTGGTGCTCGAAGGCGAGGCCATTGTAAAGGAGGTATCGGTTAAACAGCAGAAACATTATGCTGAAGATGCCGGCAAGAGCAAGGAGGAGATAGAAAAGATCAAGAAACCTAAAAAAGAGACCCAGTTCATCGCTTCAGGCGTTCTCGTTCAATAA